In Candidatus Cohnella colombiensis, one DNA window encodes the following:
- a CDS encoding stalk domain-containing protein, which yields MLKKWIQLSLSILLILSFSIPVNAAENSNGEQKLVIVQDSNQMIHNGTTVLATGPSSIIKGVTFVSARSIIKELEGTLAYDKNTKEYALKMGDNVIKLKVGELNYTLNDTSKVWQAAPLVQKGTLMVPVKSIAAGFGLKLKLNAKEKKIELTWKKIVQPIAQFSVSTSTPYATQTYVEYTNESYSPYGANIVDEKWENQIHVFDDAGFYTVTHWVMDENGLWSEPYSVILAVKPPNQPPVASFVTEKDTYKMGEYIRYYDRSTDDENAIVKSTWTNQQNGFFVPGPQTITLLVTDVNGATNEISKTITITDETKYTEEEFNLIYTPIGEKFTFNGSDVLKMTQLNYYIYPTNHQQTLFRSNSPETIVDEGITYEDQVQGNVRFMLHHFNSRLSPVKVYIIATNNNAKTATVNLGPIGMGGPSTSVSSAGRLSVGRYLESRELVNNRTVSIPAGESRVLYTELSAKKINTGETYSMIGDVVMDATLKVQVVVVDATKDVMKVLPMLPKLPSIDRHVRGTFELADRILTLNDLLGETRTRIIFGENVVDKPLSGYDTLSQREVNNTGNYGTFYTVQLNNVKANTAILLNPRGGHYSGAFTVNGEVVYTTYNSILKNPNEVGMLYRTGDELESVTIEFVPAPGSNLPINLLFVPMPEIK from the coding sequence ATGCTAAAAAAATGGATTCAATTATCTCTCAGTATTCTCTTGATTTTATCTTTCTCAATTCCGGTCAATGCAGCAGAAAATAGTAATGGCGAACAAAAGCTTGTTATCGTACAAGATTCCAACCAGATGATTCACAATGGCACAACCGTACTTGCAACAGGTCCTAGTTCAATCATTAAAGGTGTTACATTCGTCTCGGCGCGCTCAATCATTAAAGAGCTTGAAGGTACACTCGCGTATGACAAGAATACAAAGGAATATGCACTTAAAATGGGTGACAATGTCATTAAGCTGAAGGTAGGAGAACTTAATTACACGCTAAATGATACTAGTAAAGTATGGCAAGCAGCACCACTCGTACAGAAGGGTACTTTGATGGTACCGGTAAAGTCGATCGCGGCAGGATTCGGTTTAAAGTTAAAGTTGAACGCCAAGGAAAAAAAGATAGAGCTTACTTGGAAGAAGATTGTTCAACCGATTGCTCAATTTTCAGTATCGACTTCTACTCCATATGCAACACAGACCTATGTGGAGTATACGAATGAATCGTATTCACCTTATGGAGCTAACATTGTCGATGAGAAATGGGAAAATCAAATCCATGTTTTTGATGATGCAGGTTTTTATACGGTTACGCATTGGGTAATGGATGAGAACGGCCTATGGAGTGAACCATATTCCGTTATCCTTGCAGTTAAACCACCCAATCAGCCACCTGTCGCATCTTTCGTAACGGAAAAAGACACTTACAAAATGGGTGAGTATATTCGTTATTACGATAGAAGTACAGATGATGAAAATGCAATTGTGAAAAGCACATGGACGAACCAACAAAATGGATTTTTTGTACCAGGACCACAGACGATTACGTTGCTCGTAACGGATGTGAACGGTGCAACCAATGAAATTTCAAAAACAATTACGATTACAGATGAAACGAAGTATACAGAAGAAGAATTTAATTTGATCTATACCCCTATCGGTGAAAAATTCACGTTCAATGGCTCAGATGTATTAAAGATGACTCAATTGAACTACTATATTTATCCTACGAATCATCAACAGACGCTCTTTCGTTCCAATAGTCCAGAGACTATTGTTGATGAAGGGATCACCTACGAGGATCAAGTACAAGGTAACGTCAGATTCATGCTCCATCATTTTAATTCTAGATTATCGCCTGTGAAGGTTTACATCATTGCTACAAACAACAATGCGAAGACTGCAACTGTGAATCTTGGACCGATCGGAATGGGTGGACCAAGTACGAGCGTATCGTCAGCGGGTCGCCTATCGGTTGGGAGATATTTGGAATCTCGTGAATTGGTTAATAACAGAACGGTATCTATTCCAGCAGGTGAATCACGTGTGTTGTATACCGAGCTAAGCGCTAAAAAAATCAATACTGGAGAAACATACTCCATGATTGGTGACGTGGTAATGGATGCGACACTTAAAGTGCAAGTTGTTGTAGTAGATGCGACCAAAGATGTCATGAAGGTGTTGCCTATGCTACCTAAATTACCGAGCATCGATCGACATGTACGTGGTACATTTGAACTCGCTGATCGCATTCTAACTTTGAATGATTTACTAGGGGAAACAAGAACGCGTATCATTTTCGGTGAAAATGTTGTAGATAAGCCGTTAAGCGGATATGACACATTATCTCAGAGAGAAGTAAATAACACAGGGAATTATGGGACCTTCTATACGGTCCAGCTAAATAATGTGAAGGCAAACACAGCGATCCTATTAAATCCACGTGGTGGCCACTATTCAGGGGCGTTCACAGTGAATGGGGAAGTTGTATACACGACATATAATAGCATTCTGAAAAATCCGAATGAAGTTGGAATGCTATATCGGACCGGAGATGAACTAGAATCAGTAACGATTGAATTCGTGCCTGCTCCGGGTAGTAATCTGCCGATCAACCTATTGTTCGTTCCGATGCCGGAAATTAAATAA
- a CDS encoding metallophosphoesterase: MKFHPRMVVIIFGILILYTGINFYLGLNLMWWLDSLDIGYSSLWLWMILSVFAYGYIIGRIPLSKYIAPVARLLKVLGSCWIYVIEIGLILALIVDLGGVVVRLVGGELLTYTQFFGTIAIVSLVLSMVVGMKNAYSPIVRKYSIKIDKKGRQFHKLNVVVASDIHLGNLVGNRHIRRLVKQVDVLKPDLVLLPGDVIDDSIEPFLRKEMSKELAKLKAKHGVYAILGNHEYYGGHIEQYVQKMKEIGIRVLQDEVVELHDSLYIVGRKDKTAESTGPEGRVAVGELTADLMKDKPIILLDHQPTMFQQAADAGVDLMLSGHTHRGQYVPNHLFTKRLFELDWGYMRKHAMHVIVSSGFGFWGPPVRLGSRSEIIHVTIEFDL, encoded by the coding sequence ATGAAATTTCATCCACGAATGGTTGTCATTATTTTCGGTATTCTCATTCTGTATACGGGAATCAACTTTTATTTAGGTCTAAATTTGATGTGGTGGTTGGATTCGTTAGATATCGGATATTCATCATTATGGCTATGGATGATTTTATCCGTTTTTGCTTATGGATATATCATTGGACGTATTCCACTATCGAAATATATAGCTCCAGTCGCGCGATTACTTAAGGTATTGGGCTCATGTTGGATCTACGTGATAGAGATTGGACTTATTCTTGCACTTATAGTGGATTTAGGTGGCGTTGTTGTCCGATTAGTGGGAGGAGAGCTACTTACTTACACGCAGTTCTTCGGCACGATCGCTATCGTTAGTTTAGTGCTTTCTATGGTCGTGGGAATGAAAAATGCTTATTCACCAATCGTACGGAAATATTCCATCAAAATCGATAAAAAAGGGCGTCAATTTCATAAGCTCAATGTTGTTGTCGCATCGGATATCCACCTTGGAAATTTAGTTGGAAATCGGCACATTCGCAGACTGGTTAAACAGGTCGATGTGCTGAAGCCCGATCTCGTCCTGCTGCCCGGAGATGTGATAGATGACTCAATCGAGCCATTTCTGCGCAAGGAGATGAGTAAGGAGCTTGCCAAGCTGAAGGCCAAGCACGGTGTCTATGCCATACTAGGTAATCACGAGTATTATGGAGGGCATATCGAGCAATATGTTCAGAAGATGAAAGAGATTGGCATTCGCGTATTACAAGATGAGGTCGTTGAGCTTCATGATAGCTTGTACATCGTAGGACGTAAGGATAAAACAGCAGAATCCACGGGACCTGAAGGTAGAGTTGCGGTTGGCGAGTTGACTGCTGATCTCATGAAAGATAAACCGATTATTTTGCTGGATCATCAGCCGACAATGTTTCAGCAAGCCGCCGATGCTGGCGTCGACTTAATGTTAAGTGGCCATACGCATAGAGGACAGTATGTACCGAATCATCTGTTTACAAAAAGATTGTTCGAGCTTGATTGGGGCTATATGCGTAAGCATGCTATGCATGTTATCGTTTCGTCAGGGTTTGGCTTCTGGGGGCCTCCGGTAAGATTAGGGAGTCGTTCGGAAATTATACATGTTACGATTGAATTCGATCTGTGA
- a CDS encoding SurA N-terminal domain-containing protein, with the protein MNKPAQPWVWMTTSAILLVALIVYIVIYPPGDKVITGTDAVVKVNDTSISKNELFDALVAAGGGQTLDTLVSSELIRQEMEKQGLVLTDEDYEKELETIKQSVGSEEDFQSLLSMYGMTVEDLKKELKSQAQLRKLLEDQVSITDEQIKTYYDENLEDLTVDGVAPTLEAKTEEIRATLMDEQLSTLSATWLEEQKTKSNIEYFIDL; encoded by the coding sequence ATGAATAAGCCAGCACAGCCTTGGGTTTGGATGACAACTTCAGCGATATTACTTGTCGCTTTAATAGTCTACATTGTTATATACCCACCGGGTGATAAAGTAATAACAGGTACAGATGCAGTAGTAAAAGTGAACGATACATCAATTAGCAAGAATGAACTTTTTGACGCTTTAGTTGCAGCAGGTGGTGGGCAAACATTGGATACACTCGTGAGTAGCGAATTAATTCGTCAAGAAATGGAGAAGCAAGGATTAGTGTTAACCGACGAGGACTATGAAAAGGAACTTGAAACCATTAAGCAATCGGTAGGTAGCGAAGAAGATTTCCAGAGTCTATTGAGCATGTACGGCATGACGGTTGAGGATTTAAAGAAGGAACTCAAATCACAAGCGCAATTGCGTAAGCTGCTTGAAGATCAAGTATCCATAACGGATGAGCAGATCAAGACGTACTATGATGAAAATCTAGAAGATTTAACCGTCGATGGTGTAGCTCCAACTCTAGAAGCAAAGACGGAAGAAATTCGTGCGACACTGATGGATGAACAATTAAGTACATTGTCCGCAACGTGGCTCGAAGAGCAAAAGACGAAATCCAATATTGAGTATTTCATTGATCTATAA
- a CDS encoding ADP-heptose synthase, which produces MNRRFVIEAVMIAIYGQLLHPKHPVEYRIPYSTVMELYEMRVSSEPIMPEANDDYYVKSMMGEMIQFFEDPFNKKKLERALIAPWRESPPMPINDHVTFVVVNTIENAQYGELLDPVETDVVLLSLRSQCPILTDQIDFQEKVIQNSVPVQLFDIEDFEFALEHKVTTPDGHSQ; this is translated from the coding sequence ATGAATCGTCGTTTTGTCATCGAGGCTGTCATGATCGCGATTTACGGTCAGCTTCTGCATCCGAAACATCCTGTAGAATACAGGATTCCGTACTCGACGGTGATGGAGCTATATGAAATGAGAGTTAGCTCTGAGCCTATTATGCCAGAAGCAAACGATGATTATTATGTGAAGTCGATGATGGGTGAGATGATTCAATTTTTTGAAGACCCATTCAATAAGAAAAAGCTAGAACGTGCATTAATTGCACCTTGGCGAGAAAGTCCTCCAATGCCTATTAATGATCATGTGACTTTCGTCGTTGTGAATACGATTGAAAATGCTCAATATGGCGAATTGCTGGATCCGGTTGAAACCGATGTTGTGCTGTTATCGCTTCGCTCGCAATGTCCAATCCTAACCGATCAAATTGATTTCCAAGAAAAGGTCATCCAGAACAGCGTGCCTGTGCAATTATTCGATATTGAAGATTTTGAATTTGCACTAGAGCATAAAGTTACAACCCCAGATGGCCATTCTCAGTAA
- a CDS encoding MerR family transcriptional regulator: MRIGELSARTGVSVRSLRYYEQQRLLTSVRQSNGYRDYSPMMEDQVRTIQFYLALGLSTEQISSFLQCVLINKEAFCSQILPIYQHKLKEIDEQLTLLSQLKLNLEDRIRSLQEEV; this comes from the coding sequence GTGAGAATCGGTGAGCTGTCTGCCCGAACTGGAGTTAGTGTACGTTCATTGCGTTACTATGAACAACAACGTTTGCTAACTTCTGTCCGACAGTCGAACGGTTATCGTGATTACTCGCCAATGATGGAAGATCAGGTGCGAACGATTCAGTTCTACTTAGCGTTAGGCTTGTCAACAGAGCAAATATCAAGCTTCCTTCAATGCGTGCTGATCAATAAAGAGGCATTCTGTTCTCAGATATTGCCGATTTATCAGCATAAGCTGAAGGAAATTGACGAGCAGCTTACGTTGTTAAGTCAGCTGAAGCTGAACTTGGAAGATCGGATCCGGTCGCTACAAGAAGAAGTTTAA
- a CDS encoding GTP-binding protein, whose product MNKEIIPVYIFSGFLGSGKTTLLNNLINDAKSKGLKPAVILNEVGDVNVEGALVGTDTPLAEILGGCICCSLKGDISTELVQLVQQHRPDVIWIESTGIAMPLELIDGVTEASLYERVALASIVTVVDCRHLLDRVRIGTGKTFRLMKEQIAAADLIVLNKADLVQTLELDELRSYIDIWNPYASSKITVKAQLDMECLVQGQGSNSKRISEHDHKAHHDHDHKAHHEHDHVHSVTYFLNRSIDSQAFELFLKRLPEGIYRAKGIVTFSDTASQFLFQYAYRESDFMRISPQGKVQEVAIFIGENFSKQQLLEQLDQL is encoded by the coding sequence ATGAATAAAGAAATTATTCCTGTATATATTTTTAGTGGATTTCTGGGCAGTGGGAAGACGACATTGCTTAATAACTTGATTAACGACGCCAAAAGCAAAGGACTTAAACCTGCTGTAATACTTAATGAAGTGGGAGATGTCAACGTAGAAGGCGCTTTGGTCGGTACAGATACCCCTTTAGCAGAAATATTGGGTGGTTGCATTTGTTGTTCATTGAAAGGGGACATCAGTACTGAGCTTGTCCAACTGGTACAACAACACCGCCCTGATGTAATCTGGATTGAATCTACAGGGATAGCAATGCCACTTGAATTGATCGATGGGGTTACAGAAGCCTCACTCTACGAACGTGTTGCACTTGCGAGCATTGTGACTGTAGTCGATTGTCGGCATCTTTTAGATCGCGTACGAATAGGTACGGGGAAAACCTTTCGTCTGATGAAGGAACAGATTGCTGCAGCTGATTTAATTGTTCTCAATAAAGCCGATCTAGTTCAGACGCTGGAGCTGGATGAGCTCAGAAGCTATATCGATATTTGGAATCCGTATGCGAGTTCTAAAATTACTGTAAAAGCTCAGCTTGATATGGAGTGTCTTGTGCAGGGTCAAGGTTCGAATTCTAAAAGGATTTCCGAGCACGATCATAAAGCTCATCACGATCACGATCATAAAGCCCATCACGAGCACGATCATGTTCATTCCGTTACTTACTTTTTGAATCGTTCAATTGATAGCCAGGCTTTCGAACTTTTTTTGAAAAGATTGCCTGAGGGGATATATCGTGCGAAAGGGATCGTTACTTTTTCTGATACCGCCAGTCAATTTCTATTCCAGTATGCTTACCGAGAAAGTGATTTTATGAGAATTTCTCCTCAAGGTAAAGTGCAGGAAGTTGCAATTTTTATTGGAGAAAACTTTTCAAAGCAGCAGCTACTAGAACAATTGGATCAGCTATAA
- the glpX gene encoding class II fructose-bisphosphatase — translation MERELALEIARVTELAALASAPWMGRGDKINADGAATAAMRKMFDTIEIRGTVVIGEGEMDEAPMLYIGEEVGNGEGAEVDVAVDPLEGTEIVAKGLNNAMSVVAVASKGNLLHAPDMYMEKLAVGPELVGKLSLTDPLEVTLRRAADILNKNVSELTVMLLDRIRHESIVQKLRKVGVRIKFISDGDVAGAMAPAFPEAGIDLYVGSGGAPEGVLAAAALQCLGGEIQGRLMPSNAKEYERCIQMGIEDPYKVLTMADMVGTDDVIFSATGVTPGEFLGGVRYLPDDRAETHSIVMRSKTKTIRFIRAIHYLPNKALK, via the coding sequence ATGGAAAGAGAGCTAGCATTAGAGATAGCGCGGGTTACAGAGTTGGCAGCGTTGGCCTCAGCACCATGGATGGGTAGAGGGGATAAGATTAATGCGGATGGAGCAGCTACTGCTGCGATGAGAAAGATGTTTGACACTATTGAAATTAGAGGCACAGTCGTTATAGGTGAAGGCGAGATGGACGAAGCTCCCATGCTGTATATTGGTGAAGAAGTGGGCAATGGTGAGGGAGCAGAAGTGGATGTCGCCGTTGATCCACTAGAAGGGACTGAAATCGTGGCGAAGGGACTTAACAACGCGATGTCTGTGGTCGCGGTTGCTAGCAAAGGGAATCTCCTTCATGCACCGGATATGTATATGGAAAAGCTTGCAGTAGGTCCCGAGCTAGTAGGCAAACTTTCGCTCACTGATCCATTGGAAGTAACATTGAGACGTGCTGCTGATATTTTAAATAAAAATGTATCCGAATTAACCGTAATGCTGCTTGATCGAATTCGTCATGAATCGATCGTGCAGAAGCTCCGTAAAGTCGGAGTTCGAATTAAGTTCATCTCGGACGGAGACGTTGCAGGAGCTATGGCACCTGCCTTCCCTGAAGCGGGGATTGACTTGTATGTGGGCTCAGGTGGTGCTCCAGAAGGGGTGCTTGCAGCGGCAGCCTTGCAATGTTTAGGTGGAGAAATTCAAGGTAGACTTATGCCTTCGAATGCTAAGGAATATGAGCGTTGCATCCAAATGGGTATTGAAGATCCCTACAAGGTACTTACTATGGCTGATATGGTCGGCACAGACGATGTCATTTTCTCTGCAACAGGTGTCACTCCAGGTGAGTTTCTTGGCGGTGTAAGGTATTTGCCAGATGATCGTGCGGAGACTCATTCTATCGTGATGAGATCGAAAACGAAGACGATCCGATTTATTCGAGCCATTCACTATTTACCGAACAAAGCTTTGAAATAA
- a CDS encoding accessory Sec system translocase SecA2 — translation MNFASKFVQKLKGRFAQNKLKPYMDTLEEIKQIDLSSWDDGKLQAKAAELRDQALNNVPLDELLVEAYALVCEAAWRKLRMRPYDVQIMAGLALHEGNLIEMQTGEGKTLAAVLSAYLNALPGRGVHVLTFNDYLAGRDAAWMGPIYEFLGLQVAAVREGMSTQQKQEAYSADITYVTAKEMGFDYLRDEISTNMNDIVHRPFHYVIVDEADSLLIDEARVPLIIAGSVPVAGNDGRRMAELAASLSYGDHYDFDENKRNVFLTETGVEYAESVLKCGNLYDNHNSHLLTSLNCALHADALLKRDVDYIIRDGKLELIDPFTGRVAENRHWPDGLQAAVEAKEGMSSNLSGKILGTITLQHLLSIYPKISGMTATALASEDEFDDTYSLNVVQIASNRPCIREDLPSLIFTHFDAKLKALVTEIASVHATGRPILIGTSSVDESDKLAQALQESGVACHVLNAKNDAEEAVVIAKAGKLNAVTVSTNMAGRGVDIRLGGGDPIEAEKVAKLNGLYVIGTHMNESIRIDNQLRGRAGRQGDPGSSRFYVSLEDEIFVRFGYEKAIPASYRSIKQDEPLVETSLNKSLEHFQRVVTGQNFDIRKDLNKYMDMVEEQRKIIHEQRMSIINVDNPISPAEKHVTLFYLDKAWADHLAYVSYIREGIHLESLANRNPIDEFHHRIIHAFEQIPEKIEQETAKLMRRIDQQQQNIDWDKLGLKGPSRTWTYMMNDQYIQKKVDIFG, via the coding sequence ATGAACTTTGCAAGTAAATTCGTTCAGAAGCTGAAAGGGCGGTTCGCCCAGAACAAGCTAAAGCCTTATATGGATACGCTCGAAGAGATTAAGCAGATCGATCTTTCGTCGTGGGATGACGGCAAGTTGCAAGCGAAAGCTGCTGAGCTTCGTGACCAAGCCTTGAACAATGTACCGCTAGACGAGCTACTTGTCGAAGCTTATGCGCTCGTGTGCGAAGCAGCTTGGAGAAAGTTACGTATGCGTCCATACGATGTACAGATTATGGCGGGGCTGGCACTTCATGAGGGTAACCTAATAGAGATGCAGACCGGAGAAGGGAAAACACTCGCTGCTGTATTGTCTGCTTATCTGAATGCGCTCCCAGGACGTGGAGTCCATGTGCTCACTTTCAATGACTATTTAGCAGGACGAGATGCTGCTTGGATGGGTCCGATCTATGAATTTTTAGGACTGCAAGTTGCTGCGGTACGCGAAGGAATGAGTACACAGCAAAAACAAGAGGCTTACAGTGCCGATATTACTTACGTTACGGCTAAAGAGATGGGCTTCGACTATTTGCGAGACGAGATCAGTACTAACATGAACGACATCGTTCATCGCCCATTCCATTACGTTATCGTTGACGAAGCGGATTCACTTCTAATTGATGAAGCGAGAGTGCCACTCATTATCGCAGGTTCGGTACCTGTTGCAGGTAACGATGGACGGAGAATGGCGGAGCTCGCAGCAAGCTTATCCTATGGCGATCACTATGACTTTGACGAAAATAAACGTAATGTGTTCTTAACGGAAACAGGTGTAGAGTACGCAGAGTCTGTTCTGAAATGCGGGAACTTGTATGATAATCATAATAGTCATTTATTAACGTCATTAAATTGTGCGCTACATGCAGACGCATTATTGAAACGAGATGTGGATTACATTATTCGGGATGGAAAACTGGAATTGATTGACCCCTTTACTGGACGTGTCGCAGAGAATCGTCACTGGCCAGACGGCTTGCAGGCTGCTGTTGAAGCAAAAGAAGGGATGTCCTCCAATTTAAGCGGTAAAATATTAGGCACGATTACATTACAGCATTTATTAAGCATTTATCCTAAAATAAGCGGAATGACCGCGACGGCTCTAGCATCTGAAGATGAATTCGACGATACGTATAGTTTAAACGTTGTACAGATCGCTTCTAATCGTCCTTGTATCCGAGAGGATCTTCCATCACTCATCTTCACACATTTCGATGCAAAGCTAAAGGCATTAGTGACGGAAATCGCCTCCGTCCACGCGACAGGGCGCCCAATCTTGATTGGTACGTCAAGTGTCGATGAATCGGACAAGCTTGCCCAAGCACTTCAAGAGTCAGGAGTAGCGTGCCATGTGCTTAATGCTAAGAATGATGCTGAGGAAGCGGTCGTGATCGCCAAAGCGGGGAAACTAAACGCAGTAACCGTATCTACGAACATGGCAGGTCGAGGAGTAGATATTCGACTTGGAGGCGGAGATCCGATTGAGGCGGAAAAAGTAGCTAAGCTAAATGGCTTATATGTAATTGGTACGCATATGAATGAAAGTATTCGGATCGACAACCAACTACGCGGACGGGCTGGTCGTCAAGGCGATCCAGGTTCATCAAGGTTTTATGTGAGCTTGGAGGATGAAATCTTCGTGCGATTTGGCTATGAGAAGGCGATTCCAGCATCTTATCGCTCCATCAAGCAGGACGAGCCACTCGTAGAAACGTCATTGAATAAAAGCTTAGAGCACTTCCAACGTGTCGTTACAGGGCAAAACTTCGATATTCGTAAAGACTTGAACAAGTATATGGATATGGTAGAGGAGCAACGTAAAATCATACACGAACAGCGTATGTCGATAATAAACGTTGATAATCCGATAAGCCCCGCAGAGAAGCATGTCACTTTATTTTATTTAGATAAAGCGTGGGCAGACCATCTCGCATATGTATCTTATATTCGTGAAGGTATTCATCTGGAGTCGTTGGCCAATCGCAATCCGATTGATGAGTTTCACCACCGGATTATTCACGCATTCGAACAAATTCCAGAAAAGATTGAGCAGGAAACAGCGAAGCTTATGAGAAGAATTGATCAGCAGCAACAAAATATCGATTGGGACAAGCTGGGACTGAAAGGACCATCACGTACGTGGACGTATATGATGAATGATCAGTATATCCAGAAGAAAGTCGACATTTTTGGTTAA
- the dgt gene encoding dNTP triphosphohydrolase, with translation MKVRNLRLYDTANIHSGDDRDEFEKDYARLIQSPAFRRLQGKSQVFGAGSGDYYRTRLTHSLEVSQIAREMARRLNKNYPFLAMKEHPGLMIDPEVVEIASLAHDLGHPPFGHKGEEVLNALLTRDHQLKYEGNAQNFRILMFLEKRAGSDSGLDLTASVLLAINKYPYCVDEPGRQKGVYQMEWDGIDFLRQTWNMPDNCATLEAQLMDLSDDIAYSTHDLEDGIRAGKIHMNASLFEDDRVVAHLIQEIVDDPSYSERNWEQVDKTAMVKQVLKQYLEQWEQIYAECDREPSRTRREMKARWVSKFANQVGIIDDPLTGWKKVTFVREGEQDIELLRTMEILKKLAWVTLIKDFRVQRLHKRSEVMLTRLWDSFKNYDSGKLIIPPDWLTSYEQHKGSWTWERLAADYISGMTDAYAEKVYAEFFASRSGSIYERD, from the coding sequence ATGAAAGTGCGGAACCTAAGATTATACGACACAGCAAACATCCATTCCGGAGATGACCGAGACGAATTTGAGAAAGACTATGCACGTTTAATCCAATCACCTGCTTTTCGTCGCTTACAGGGAAAATCCCAAGTGTTCGGTGCGGGCTCCGGAGACTATTATCGGACGAGGTTAACGCACTCTCTTGAAGTATCCCAAATTGCTCGTGAAATGGCCAGACGACTCAATAAAAATTACCCGTTTCTCGCCATGAAGGAACATCCTGGTTTAATGATCGATCCTGAGGTCGTTGAGATCGCCTCTTTAGCTCATGATCTGGGGCATCCGCCATTTGGTCACAAGGGTGAAGAAGTGCTTAATGCGTTATTAACTAGGGATCATCAATTAAAATATGAAGGAAATGCACAGAACTTCCGTATCCTCATGTTTTTAGAAAAACGTGCCGGAAGTGATAGCGGACTGGACTTAACCGCATCTGTATTGCTTGCAATCAATAAATATCCTTATTGTGTGGATGAGCCGGGCCGTCAAAAAGGTGTGTATCAGATGGAATGGGACGGTATTGACTTTTTGCGTCAAACTTGGAATATGCCTGACAATTGTGCAACGCTAGAAGCACAGTTAATGGATCTGAGCGATGATATTGCCTACTCCACTCATGATCTCGAGGACGGCATTCGTGCGGGAAAAATTCATATGAACGCCAGTCTATTCGAGGACGACCGAGTCGTCGCTCATCTCATTCAAGAAATTGTTGACGATCCCAGCTACAGTGAGCGAAATTGGGAACAAGTCGATAAGACAGCGATGGTAAAGCAGGTATTGAAGCAGTACTTGGAACAATGGGAGCAAATCTATGCGGAATGCGATCGCGAGCCTTCACGCACACGTCGTGAAATGAAGGCTCGTTGGGTAAGTAAATTTGCTAATCAAGTCGGTATTATCGATGATCCGCTCACCGGTTGGAAGAAAGTAACGTTCGTACGTGAGGGTGAGCAAGATATTGAGTTGTTGCGCACGATGGAAATATTGAAAAAGCTAGCATGGGTAACGTTAATTAAAGATTTTCGCGTTCAGCGCCTACATAAGCGCAGCGAAGTTATGCTGACGCGTTTGTGGGACAGCTTTAAAAATTATGACAGTGGGAAACTCATTATTCCGCCTGACTGGTTGACCTCCTATGAGCAGCATAAAGGGAGTTGGACTTGGGAGAGATTAGCAGCGGATTACATCTCGGGGATGACAGATGCGTACGCGGAGAAAGTGTACGCTGAATTTTTCGCAAGCCGCTCTGGATCAATATACGAAAGAGATTAA
- a CDS encoding thioredoxin domain-containing protein, translating to MLTVNDRTFQESIRTVGVTLVDFSTPWCPPCKVLKPILNEIADAYGEKLAVLDVNCDESPEIAGEYGIMSNPTVIIFHDRQPVEKLVGLRPKTVYESLLSKYL from the coding sequence ATGTTGACAGTCAATGATCGTACATTTCAAGAGAGTATTCGGACGGTAGGGGTAACGTTGGTCGATTTTAGTACGCCTTGGTGTCCACCGTGCAAAGTTTTGAAGCCCATACTGAATGAAATAGCTGATGCGTACGGGGAAAAGCTCGCAGTGTTGGATGTGAATTGTGATGAGTCTCCTGAAATTGCTGGGGAGTATGGCATCATGTCCAACCCTACAGTAATTATATTCCATGATAGACAACCGGTTGAGAAGCTGGTCGGCTTGCGTCCAAAGACGGTCTATGAAAGCTTACTTTCCAAATATTTATGA